Proteins encoded within one genomic window of Streptomyces sp. NBC_00523:
- a CDS encoding aldo/keto reductase encodes MGAVGLGCMPMSWAYSASQQRGDRALRAVHAALDAGVDLLDTADMYGPFTNELLVGRALKGRRAEAFVSTKCGLLVGDQHIVANGRPGYVRRACDASLRRLQTDVIDLYQLHRADPEVPVEETWGAMAELVGAGKVRALGLCAVGARASRRPGARMHDGTIRQLERVQQVFPVSAVQAELSVWSPQALESLLPWCADRGVGFLAAMPLGNGFLTGTLTPGQGFEPEDLRARHPRFTAEMMAANQPLVVGLRRVAERHGATPAQVALAWVLHQGPQVVPVPGTKRADWAVENAGAAGLTLTERDLAEIDRLPAPRESWD; translated from the coding sequence GTGGGTGCGGTCGGTCTCGGCTGCATGCCGATGAGCTGGGCGTACAGCGCCTCGCAGCAGCGGGGCGACCGTGCGCTGCGGGCGGTGCACGCGGCGCTGGACGCGGGCGTCGATCTGCTCGACACCGCCGACATGTACGGCCCCTTCACCAATGAGCTGCTGGTGGGGCGGGCCCTCAAGGGGCGGCGCGCGGAGGCGTTCGTGTCCACCAAGTGCGGGCTCCTGGTGGGCGATCAGCACATCGTGGCCAACGGCAGGCCGGGTTACGTGCGCAGGGCCTGCGACGCCTCGCTTCGGCGGCTCCAGACGGATGTGATCGACCTCTACCAGCTCCACCGCGCCGACCCCGAGGTGCCCGTCGAGGAGACCTGGGGCGCGATGGCGGAGCTGGTGGGCGCGGGCAAGGTGCGGGCGCTGGGGCTGTGCGCGGTCGGTGCGCGGGCGTCCCGGCGGCCGGGTGCCCGGATGCATGACGGAACGATCCGGCAGCTGGAGCGGGTGCAGCAGGTCTTCCCGGTCAGCGCGGTGCAGGCGGAGCTCTCGGTGTGGTCGCCGCAGGCGCTGGAGTCGCTGCTGCCGTGGTGCGCGGACCGGGGCGTCGGCTTCCTGGCCGCGATGCCGCTGGGCAACGGTTTCCTGACGGGCACGCTGACGCCGGGCCAGGGGTTCGAGCCGGAGGACCTGCGGGCCCGGCACCCCCGGTTCACGGCCGAGATGATGGCGGCGAACCAGCCGTTGGTGGTGGGGCTGCGCCGGGTCGCCGAGCGGCACGGGGCGACGCCCGCGCAGGTGGCCCTGGCCTGGGTGCTGCACCAGGGGCCCCAGGTGGTGCCGGTGCCCGGCACGAAGCGGGCGGACTGGGCGGTGGAGAACGCGGGCGCGGCCGGGCTGACCCTGACGGAACGGGACCTGGCGGAGATCGACCGGCTGCCGGCGCCGCGCGAGTCCTGGGACTAG